CTAGAAAGCTGATTAAAAATAGTCGAAAGTACATCATAGTCATGCTATAATGTAGACAGAAAAAGAAAGCCCCGAGTGAACAGGACTTCCCATGTAGAACCGTTTAAGACGGTGGCAAACTTAATAGATTAGATCAAAAATAATCCATCTGCTCGCCAAAGCTAAGACGGATTATTTTTTTTGCTGACTTTTGATCAGCTCAACAATTAATGCAATTAAGGCTACGATAAAGGTACCGAAAGCCAGCATTAATTGTAAAGCGTCCGCAACGGACACTTAGGCTACTCCTTTCGTTAGGATTTATGGGCTTTAAAGGTTTAACACCATAAGCACCACCTCCGATTGGAAATAGCCACCGTCTTAACTTTTCTACAAGCTCAATTATACAAGAAGAGAGATGGACTAGGCAATGAACGATAATAATTGTGAAAAAACCAAGTATTTACAATATCTATTAGACAAGCAATTAGATTGGATACAAAAATCAGATACAAAAGCTTCAGTCTTATTATCAGCAATTGGGGTGTTATTTACTTTATTGATAAACTCTCGCTTCTATGGTGTCGTAGTAAATTGTATCCACTATCTTTTTATCAAAGATAAAATTTTTTTAACGGTACTTATTTTTTTGCTAGTAATTGGATTAATATTAGTCTTTATTGGTGGATTCTATTTATTTTTTACCCTTATACCTAGATTGAAAAACATTTCCCATCAACAATCCCACATTTTTTTTGGCGATATATATCAAAATGGGCTAAACGAAATGAAAAATTACTTCTGCAAAGATTTTAATCCCAATGATGACCTAGTTAATCAAATATTTGTTAATGCCAATATTGCTGATACAAAAATGAAAAACTGCAATATGGGTATCAAATTTATATGTTTAGGCTTTGGGACAATTTTTCTAGTCACACTGATAGCATCTATTGGACTATCTATCAATTAATATGGAAGGACATGGAAAATAAAATGGGAAATAGTACAATTAATTTCAAGTCTTTTGATCTAAGTACAGCTGAAGATGTAATAAAAAAG
The DNA window shown above is from Limosilactobacillus reuteri and carries:
- a CDS encoding putative holin-like toxin; translated protein: MLAFGTFIVALIALIVELIKSQQKK
- a CDS encoding Pycsar system effector family protein, whose protein sequence is MNDNNCEKTKYLQYLLDKQLDWIQKSDTKASVLLSAIGVLFTLLINSRFYGVVVNCIHYLFIKDKIFLTVLIFLLVIGLILVFIGGFYLFFTLIPRLKNISHQQSHIFFGDIYQNGLNEMKNYFCKDFNPNDDLVNQIFVNANIADTKMKNCNMGIKFICLGFGTIFLVTLIASIGLSIN